From the genome of Anaerobranca gottschalkii DSM 13577, one region includes:
- a CDS encoding cold-shock protein produces the protein MQQGVVKWFNAEKGYGFLSVEGGADVFVHFSAIQGEGFKTLEEGQRVSFEITEGSRGPQAANVVKL, from the coding sequence ATGCAACAAGGAGTAGTAAAATGGTTTAACGCTGAAAAAGGATACGGATTCTTATCCGTTGAAGGAGGAGCTGACGTATTCGTTCACTTTTCAGCAATTCAAGGAGAAGGGTTTAAAACTCTAGAAGAAGGACAGAGAGTTTCTTTCGAAATTACCGAAGGTAGTCGTGGTCCTCAAGCTGCTAACGTTGTAAAACTTTAG